Proteins from one Gimesia maris genomic window:
- a CDS encoding DUF1559 domain-containing protein, translating into MKTSKSRRGFTLIELLVVIAIIAILIALLLPAVQQAREAARRSTCKNNLKQIGLALHNYHSTFGTFPASRIGPYESTCTTCGLDSRFSAYIPLLPYIDQAPLFAQITSNLGATSYVWNTGFPAYKTKLPIINCPSDINTNDITDLGQHNYLFCIGDQYSNFQSISPGNLRGVFGFQSSVRMRDIIDGTSNTAMVSECIRPPGSGALTPANGAGTNSTSNSTNPSACLASFVNGAFTTGLLDRNRSLGTRWTDGRSGYINFNTILPPNAPVCNGQTTQGIQPPSSRHEGGVHLLMGDGAVRFISENIDTGNISASQVSSGKSPYGIWGALGSKNGGETLGEF; encoded by the coding sequence ATGAAGACATCAAAGTCCAGACGTGGCTTTACACTGATTGAACTGTTAGTTGTCATCGCCATTATCGCCATCTTAATCGCTCTCTTACTTCCCGCAGTCCAACAGGCACGCGAAGCCGCCCGTCGCAGCACCTGTAAAAACAATCTGAAACAAATCGGATTGGCGCTTCATAACTATCACTCCACTTTCGGAACATTTCCTGCCAGCCGCATCGGACCTTATGAAAGTACCTGCACAACCTGCGGACTCGATTCCCGGTTTAGCGCTTATATCCCACTGCTCCCTTACATCGATCAGGCACCTCTGTTCGCCCAGATCACCAGCAACCTGGGCGCCACTTCTTATGTCTGGAATACCGGATTCCCCGCCTACAAAACAAAACTACCAATCATTAACTGCCCTTCTGATATCAACACGAATGATATCACCGATCTGGGACAGCATAACTACCTGTTCTGCATCGGCGATCAATACAGTAACTTCCAATCCATCTCTCCAGGAAACCTGAGGGGCGTCTTTGGATTTCAATCCAGTGTCCGCATGCGGGATATTATTGATGGAACCAGTAATACCGCCATGGTTTCCGAATGCATTCGTCCTCCCGGGTCTGGAGCCCTGACACCCGCTAACGGCGCAGGTACCAACTCAACCAGCAATTCCACGAACCCTTCCGCATGCCTTGCCAGTTTCGTGAATGGCGCATTTACAACGGGATTGCTTGATCGAAATCGTTCCCTGGGAACACGCTGGACCGATGGACGATCCGGCTATATTAATTTCAATACCATCCTGCCTCCCAACGCGCCGGTCTGTAATGGCCAGACAACTCAAGGAATTCAACCCCCATCCAGTCGCCATGAGGGGGGTGTCCATCTGCTGATGGGCGATGGTGCCGTCCGCTTCATCAGTGAGAATATCGACACGGGAAATATCAGTGCCTCCCAGGTCTCATCCGGCAAAAGTCCATACGGAATCTGGGGCGCATTGGGATCAAAAAATGGAGGTGAAACTTTGGGTGAGTTCTGA
- a CDS encoding LamG-like jellyroll fold domain-containing protein, protein MLTPEEREELMQLCWEYQYGNLSSRQAGRLEKLVLQSDSARDFFIQYSGMCANLEWEGIVDPGPLGRSSDYEPLPSGELKTIPDHLLTETVPPDRRIILSTILACTICALAAAYLLTSAFLQNKDPRVLARIINIKNAVWSEGKNNWQPDDVLHAGDQIHLRSGIIELETVTGAKVILKGVSQLTLIQPDQFMLNQGNLFAHVPLQSQGLTVDTPSSRVVDLGTSFGLIVTPDRETEVHVLQGLVRFDLLDEKRQTTITQDLTENTAVRVQADSRKITRFKSTPELFVQNLVPDQPQLVAHWKLSDRETSQIAHDSGEHLLHLNILEVHGQSPFTGRPAPQNIKSSAGPFETQYHKLFRTLSEQEASLFDMQRFTIELWARNPNIKQQGDSDTLFHYRNTNLHSTSQFNLFTDDHSGRMGFGFLNSDNQYVSFHTKKNIPWEQDRWYHIVFTYDSNRSAAHDSIVTFTRTPEFSSRPDLQQTFNNIADIMPLTPGGILAIGGSTLTDISRHWGGDIADVRFINGIPARYLKQQNFNKK, encoded by the coding sequence ATGTTAACTCCTGAGGAACGGGAAGAACTGATGCAACTCTGCTGGGAATACCAGTACGGGAACCTCTCCTCCCGACAGGCCGGTCGTCTGGAGAAACTGGTCCTGCAATCCGATTCCGCCCGAGACTTTTTTATCCAGTATTCCGGAATGTGTGCGAACCTGGAGTGGGAAGGAATTGTGGACCCCGGCCCGCTGGGACGCTCCTCAGATTACGAACCACTGCCTTCCGGTGAACTCAAAACCATCCCCGATCACCTGTTAACAGAGACAGTTCCACCAGATCGTCGAATAATTTTATCCACGATCCTCGCATGTACGATCTGTGCCTTAGCAGCCGCATATCTCTTAACGTCTGCATTTCTGCAAAATAAAGACCCCCGGGTTCTGGCCCGGATCATTAATATAAAAAACGCAGTCTGGTCTGAAGGTAAAAATAACTGGCAGCCAGACGACGTATTGCATGCGGGCGATCAGATTCACCTCCGCTCTGGAATTATCGAACTGGAAACCGTCACCGGTGCGAAAGTAATCCTCAAAGGAGTCTCACAGCTCACACTGATTCAACCAGATCAGTTCATGCTCAATCAGGGCAATCTCTTTGCTCACGTCCCTCTCCAATCACAGGGACTGACAGTCGACACTCCCTCATCGCGCGTCGTAGATCTGGGCACATCCTTTGGACTGATTGTGACTCCCGATCGTGAAACAGAAGTGCATGTTTTACAGGGACTTGTCCGCTTCGATCTGCTTGATGAAAAACGCCAGACAACCATTACCCAGGATCTGACGGAAAACACGGCGGTCCGCGTACAGGCTGATTCCAGAAAGATAACGCGGTTTAAATCGACGCCAGAACTGTTTGTGCAAAACCTCGTGCCTGATCAACCACAGTTAGTTGCACACTGGAAACTGTCCGATCGGGAAACTTCACAAATTGCCCATGACTCTGGCGAACATCTTCTGCATCTGAATATTCTGGAAGTTCATGGGCAGTCCCCCTTCACTGGTCGCCCGGCACCGCAAAACATCAAATCGTCAGCCGGCCCGTTTGAAACGCAATACCATAAACTGTTCCGCACGCTTTCCGAACAGGAGGCTTCCCTGTTCGATATGCAGCGATTCACGATTGAACTCTGGGCACGCAATCCCAATATCAAACAGCAGGGCGATTCCGACACGCTGTTCCATTATCGAAATACAAACCTGCATTCCACGTCTCAATTCAACCTGTTTACGGACGATCATTCCGGCAGAATGGGCTTTGGCTTCCTGAATTCAGACAACCAGTATGTTTCATTTCACACTAAAAAGAACATTCCCTGGGAACAGGACCGCTGGTACCACATCGTATTCACGTATGACTCCAATCGTTCTGCCGCACATGACAGCATCGTTACTTTCACGAGAACGCCGGAATTCAGTTCCAGGCCGGATCTGCAGCAGACTTTCAATAACATCGCAGACATTATGCCCCTCACGCCGGGAGGAATTCTGGCCATTGGCGGATCCACTCTTACAGATATCTCACGACACTGGGGAGGCGACATCGCTGACGTCCGCTTTATTAATGGAATCCCCGCGCGTTATCTGAAACAGCAGAATTTTAATAAGAAATAG
- a CDS encoding sigma-70 family RNA polymerase sigma factor → MKMAVATDRTTEFIMLFSRHSQRIYRFIRSLVDNRTDAEEIYQNTCTVLWSKFDAFEPGSNFWAWSCQIVRYEVLNYRRRQNLERNIFSNEFYNRVAESAMVTVDELDQQQAALSVCFELLSQRQKEVLERIYEPDASPSSVAQDLKRTPNAIYKTLKRAHDLLFSCIQRRLHSGDLF, encoded by the coding sequence ATGAAAATGGCGGTAGCAACCGACCGAACAACGGAATTTATAATGCTGTTCTCCCGACATAGCCAGAGAATCTACCGATTCATCAGATCGCTCGTAGATAATCGGACAGATGCCGAGGAGATTTATCAGAATACGTGCACCGTACTCTGGTCAAAATTTGACGCCTTCGAGCCTGGATCTAATTTCTGGGCCTGGAGCTGTCAGATCGTGCGCTATGAAGTTCTCAACTATCGACGACGACAAAACCTCGAACGAAACATATTCAGTAACGAGTTCTACAACCGAGTTGCCGAAAGCGCAATGGTAACCGTTGATGAACTGGATCAGCAACAGGCCGCCCTTTCCGTCTGCTTTGAACTGTTATCACAACGCCAGAAAGAAGTCCTCGAAAGAATATACGAACCGGATGCCAGTCCCAGTTCGGTTGCCCAGGATCTGAAGCGTACCCCCAATGCAATTTACAAAACTCTGAAACGCGCCCACGATCTCCTTTTCAGCTGTATTCAGAGACGCCTTCATTCCGGAGACCTTTTCTAA
- a CDS encoding GNAT family N-acetyltransferase codes for MLRFIEITFLSENYEQACRLRNEILRQALGLDLLEEDLSAEADYLHFGIVEGSRVIACVLAVPVSDVKVKIRQMAVSADFQKRGVGKSLLSNSETSLKQRGFQFLELDARTSAVGFYQKLGYQKVGEEFLSVSIPHQKMRKSLTE; via the coding sequence GTGTTGCGATTCATCGAAATAACTTTTCTGTCTGAGAACTATGAGCAGGCGTGTCGATTACGAAATGAAATATTACGACAGGCTTTAGGTCTGGATTTACTGGAGGAAGATTTATCAGCTGAGGCGGATTATTTACATTTTGGGATTGTGGAGGGAAGTCGAGTGATTGCCTGTGTACTGGCGGTTCCTGTTTCAGATGTGAAAGTGAAAATCAGACAGATGGCCGTTTCCGCCGACTTTCAAAAGCGGGGGGTCGGTAAATCACTGTTGTCAAATAGTGAGACCAGTCTGAAACAGCGGGGCTTTCAATTTCTGGAACTGGATGCTCGTACTTCTGCGGTGGGTTTTTATCAAAAACTGGGTTATCAAAAGGTGGGTGAGGAATTTTTATCCGTTTCGATTCCCCATCAGAAAATGCGAAAGTCACTGACGGAATGA
- a CDS encoding DUF1501 domain-containing protein yields MHRLQRRDFLYGMSASLGTVAFNALLQAEEKASPKSANLKRAQPLEPRDPHLKPRAKACIFLFMEGGPSHLDTFDPKPALEKLHLKEFIREDKQVSAMASGKRYYIKSPFKHKPAGESGISLCEHFSHLADVADDLCVYHGLQAESINHPTACYHMNTGNRFGGDPAIGSWMTYGLGTENQNLPAFIVLPEVAYPQGGSANWSNGFLPAYFQGTALRSQGSPILDLNPPAHVTRETQRKNLDLLAQLNRADMQRHPHEEVLAARMESYELAFRMQAQVPDIINLDQETRQTQEMYGLGQPETDSFGRRCLLARKLVEEGVRFVQIYAAGWDSHDFLERSHKARMQAVDKPIAALLKDLKSRGLLDDTLVVWTGEFGRSPDNGIRSGRQAAGRDHNAKGMALWMAGGGVKAGHRIGATDEIGDHAVEVVNPIRNLHVTLEHIMGLDDNQLTYFHEGRFKVLSQTGGAVINELLG; encoded by the coding sequence ATGCATCGATTACAACGCCGCGACTTTCTGTATGGCATGAGCGCCAGCCTGGGCACAGTCGCCTTTAATGCGCTTCTGCAGGCAGAAGAAAAAGCCTCACCGAAATCAGCGAATCTCAAACGGGCGCAGCCACTCGAACCGCGCGATCCCCACCTCAAGCCCCGCGCCAAAGCCTGTATTTTCCTGTTTATGGAAGGGGGCCCCAGCCACCTGGATACCTTTGATCCAAAACCCGCGCTGGAAAAGCTGCACCTCAAAGAATTCATTCGCGAAGACAAACAGGTCTCCGCCATGGCCAGCGGGAAAAGGTACTACATCAAAAGTCCCTTCAAACACAAGCCAGCCGGTGAATCAGGCATTTCACTCTGTGAACATTTTTCGCATCTTGCTGACGTTGCTGATGATCTCTGCGTCTATCATGGACTGCAGGCTGAATCGATTAATCATCCCACTGCCTGCTATCACATGAATACAGGCAACCGGTTCGGCGGGGACCCGGCCATCGGTTCCTGGATGACTTATGGTCTGGGAACCGAAAACCAGAACCTGCCCGCATTCATCGTTCTCCCCGAAGTCGCTTACCCGCAGGGAGGTTCTGCCAACTGGTCAAATGGCTTTTTACCGGCTTACTTCCAGGGAACGGCTTTGCGTTCTCAAGGCTCACCCATTCTGGATTTGAATCCCCCCGCTCATGTAACCCGCGAAACGCAGCGCAAAAACCTGGACCTGCTCGCACAACTGAATCGGGCAGACATGCAGCGCCACCCGCATGAAGAAGTTCTGGCGGCCCGGATGGAATCGTACGAACTCGCTTTTCGCATGCAGGCACAGGTACCTGATATCATTAACCTCGACCAGGAAACCAGGCAGACCCAGGAAATGTACGGCCTGGGTCAACCCGAAACGGATAGCTTCGGTCGCCGTTGCCTGCTGGCTCGGAAACTGGTTGAAGAAGGTGTCCGCTTCGTACAGATCTACGCCGCAGGCTGGGACTCACATGACTTCCTGGAACGTTCGCACAAAGCACGCATGCAAGCCGTCGATAAACCCATCGCGGCGCTGCTCAAGGACCTGAAATCGCGTGGACTGCTCGACGACACACTCGTCGTCTGGACGGGTGAATTCGGGCGATCTCCCGACAATGGCATTCGCAGCGGCAGACAGGCAGCCGGTCGTGATCACAATGCGAAAGGCATGGCACTGTGGATGGCAGGGGGCGGCGTTAAAGCCGGACATCGTATCGGGGCCACTGATGAAATTGGGGATCATGCCGTAGAAGTCGTCAACCCGATCAGGAACCTGCATGTGACTCTGGAACATATCATGGGGCTGGATGATAACCAGCTCACCTATTTCCACGAAGGCCGCTTCAAAGTACTCAGCCAGACTGGTGGAGCCGTGATTAATGAATTACTCGGATAA